Within the Agromyces ramosus genome, the region CTGGCGCGTCACACGGCGTGTACTGGGCTACGCAGGGGTCGTCGCCGGGGTCGGCGCGCTGGTCGTCGGCACGATCTTCGCGGCGAACGTCGTGGGACTCGCGGCCAAGCCCGGGGGATTCGAGGCGCCCGGGGCGAAGGGTCCCAGCGTCGAGCTGCCCCCCGTGACATTGACGCCCGAGCAGGATGAAGCGGCGGACGAACAGCTCCCGACGAACGAGGAATCAGCGCCGGTGTCGAGCTCCGCGGGGTCGCTGATGCCTGGCATCGATCCGGAGTGGGCAACGGTGACGGCTGCGGCGACCGGAATTCCGGAGCGCGCGCTGACCGCCTACGCCTTCGCGCACGTCTCGATCGCCGACGAGCAGCCGGAGTGCGGCCTCGCCTGGATCACGATCGCCGCCATCGGCGAGATCGAGTCGGGTCACGGCAGCCACGGCGACACGATTCTCGACGAGAACGGCCATGCCCAGCCGGCGATCATCGGTCGCGCGCTCGACGGCGATGGCGTGGCGAAGATCGAGGACACCGACGACGGGGTGCTCGACGGCGACGACAAGTGGGACCGTGCGGTCGGCCCGATGCAGTTCATCCCCTCCACGTGGGAGAAGTGGGCGAGCGATGCGAACGGCGACGACGTCGCGGACCCGAACCAGATCGACGATGCCGCGCTCGCCACGGCGCGGTACTTGTGCGCGTCGGGGCCGATGACGAGTGTCGAAGGGTGGCGCGCGGCGGTGTTCTCGTACAACCACGACAACGACTACGTCGACAAGGTCGCCCAGGTCGCGAACGAGTTCGCAGCGGCAGTCGAATAGGTCGAAGACCGGCCGTCAGCCTCGGTCGGAGCTCGAGCCGGATGCCGCGGTCGCGGCCTCGGCCGCCGCGGCAGCGGCCCGCTCCACCCACTTCGGCGTCTCGCCGTAGCGCTGGAACGACACCAGCCGACCCGCGGCACTGTCGTCGATCAGCTGCGTGAGCCGTCGCTCGCGCGTGGCCTCCTGCTTGGCCGAGAGCACCCAGTGGGTCACCTGGCGGCGGTAGGTGGCGGTGGCGGCGTGCCAGAAGGCGGATGCCGCGGCATTTGCCGCCAATCGTGCCGCAGCCTCGGGCGGCAGCTCGGTGTCGGGGTTCTCGTGCGAGTACACGCCCGACCGGTCTTCGCGTCGCCGCTCGAACGCGGCGATGCCGGCGGGGTGCATGCGCCCCTCGGCGGTGAGCTTCTCGACGAGGGCGATGTTCACGCTCGACCAGATGCTCGAGGGCTTGCGCGGGCTCCAGCGCTGGCGACGCGCATCGTCGTCGATGCGCTGGGACACCGAGTCGATCCATCCGAAGCACAAGGCCTCGGGCACCGCCTGTTCCCAGGTAAGCCCCCGATCGGGTACGTGCTTCTTGTACAGGCCCATCCACAGCTCGGTCTCGGTGTCGTGATTGGCCTCGAGCCAGGCGCGGAACTCCTCTGGCCCGGAGAAGAAGGTGGCGGGCCGTTCGGGAGTGCCGCCCGGCGTGCCGATGCTCGTCGTCATGGCACGAGTCTGCCAGCAGGCACCGTCAGAGTGGCGCGAGGCGGCCGGGTCCGCCGAGCGCTACATTGACCCCGTCGGGGCGATGAGTCGGGGCGATGAAAGGGACACCATGTCGGATGCCGAGCTCGCGAACCTGCGGGAACGAGCCGCACTCGGCGACGCGGAAGCGGCTGCGCAACTCGTGGAGCTCGCCGCTGAGCGAGCCGATGCCCACGAGTTGCGGGTGCTCGCTGAGAGCGGCGGCACTGACGAGATGGACGAGCTCGTGCAGCTCGCAGCCGAGCACGGCGATCTCGATGAGCTCCGACGACTTGCGGCGACCGGCAACCGGGATGCCGCGGCGGTACTCGACGCGCTGTACGGTGCGGACCCGACCGACGACGGCACCTGAGTGGCTTCACGGGCGGGCGCGTTCGCAGGAGATGCGCAGCCGCGCGGCATCCGACCGGGTCTACCGTCGAGTATGGGCGATCGTCGAGAGGTCGCCGGCACGAGCGCGGCCGGTGCCGGCGCTGCACCGTGGCGGCCCATGCGACGTCGTCGCCAGGAGCCGCCGGCATGGACGGCAGCGCTCACCGAGGGTGAGGACGCCGGCTTCTTCGGTCCGGGCAGCGCCGCCTGGACCGTCAACGGGTCGATGCCCGCGCTCGTCGCCGGCATTCGGGCGCTGCTGCTGCAGACGCTGCATCCGGGTGCGATGGCGGGGGTGCACGACTGGTCGAGCTACCGCGACGACCCCCTGCGGCGGCTCGACGGCACCGTGCGGTGGATCGCCACGACGACGTTCGGCGACCGGCGCAGCGCCACCGAGGCATCCGCGTTCGTCTCGCGGTTGCACGAGCGGGTGACCGGCACGTACGTCGACGCGAACGGGGTCGAACGCGAGTACGCGGCGAACGACGCGGAGCTGCTGCGCTGGGTGCACAACGCGTTCACCGAGGCGTTCCTCGGCGCGCACGAGGTCTGGGGCGGCCCGATCCCGGGCGGGCCCGATGCCTACGTGCGCGAATGGGCGCAGGCGGGGCGGCTCATGGGCGTGCAGGATCCGCCCACGACGGTCGACGCGCTGCACGCCGAGATGGCCGCGTTCCTCGTCGAGGCGAAGCCCGATGAGCGCGTGACGGAGGCCATGGGCTTCCTGCGCAGACCCGGGCTGCCGGGCCTCACCGGGATGCTGTACCCGATCCTGTTCGGCGGCGCCGTGGCATCCCTCGATCAGCACTCTCGCGAGCTGCTGGGGCTGCGGCGCCCCTGGTGGCCGGCGATCACGCCGACGCGGGTGCTGCTCGCTGCGGCTGGGCGCGTGTTCGGCCGGGTCTCGCCGAGCGAGCGCAATGCGCGTGCCCGCATCGCGGGGTTGCAGGGGTCGGCGAACGCCTCCGTCAAGCCATCGCGTCCGCCGGAGTCCGTCGATACGCTGAGCGAAACAACGGGAGGAGCTCGCATGAGCATTAACGATGACGACATCACCCTCGAGCCGGGTGACGACGGTGAAGGCGTCGCCGACGGCGGCGCCAACCCGAAGGGACACGACGGCGGCGCCGACGGCTCCGCCGCCGAGGGTGAGGGAGTCGCCGATGGCGGCGCCAACCCCGGTGGCCACGACGGCGGCGCCGACGGTTCGGCGTAATGAACAGCCCCGAGCGCGGGCCGATCGGTCGGCCCGCGCTCGCACGCTGCATCCGGGTGCCGGCCGAGGAGTTCGGCGACCGGTACTGGGGTCGCGAGCCGCTCCTCTCCACGGCAGACGAGCTCGGGTCTGGTTTCGACGACCTGTTCTCGGCGACTGCCGTCGACGAGCTCGTCTCCCGGCGCGGGGTGCGCACTCCGTTCATCCGCATGGCGCAGGAGGGCGCGGTGCTGGCGGCATCCGCCTACACCGCCTCGGGTGGGTTCGGCGCTGAGATCGCCGACCAGGTCTCGAGCGACAAGGTGCTCGCCGAATTCGCGGACGGTGCGACCATCGTGCTGCAGGGATTGCACCGGCTGTGGCCGCCGATCATCGACTTCACCCGGGCGCTCGTCGACGACCTCGGTCACCCGGCGCAGGTGAATGCCTACGTGACCCCGCCGTCGTCGCAGGGATTCGACCCCCACTACGACACCCACGACGTGTTCGTGCTGCAGATCTCGGGCGAGAAGCACTGGCGCATCCATCCGCCGGTGCTGGTCGACCCGCTCCGCACGCAGCCGTGGGACCAGCATCGCGCCGCCGTCGCCCGCAGGGCCACGCACGAGCCGGCCATCGACGCCGTGCTGCGGCCGGGCGATGCCCTGTACCTGCCACGAGGTTGGATCCACTCCGCGACCGCCCTCGGCGAGACATCCGTGCACCTCACCGTCGGCATGTCGGCCTACACGCGTGCCGACCTCGTCGACGCGCTCATCGGCGAGGTCGGCGACAACGCCGCCCTGCGCACATCGTTGCCGCTCGGCGTCGACCTGCGCGACCCCGAGGCGCTGAAGCCGATCGTCGAGCAGACCGTGCAGGCGCTCATCGAGACACTGCAGCAGACGGATGCCTCGCGGCCGGCCGCCAGCCTCAGCGCCCGCTTCGACGCCGAGACGCGTGCAGAGCCGCTCGCTCCGCTCGCGACGCTCGAGGCGCTCGCAACACTCGACGCCTCCACCCCGGTGCGCTGGCGCGGGTCGCTGCCGGTGCGCATCGAGACGGTCGAAGACCGCGTGCGCATCGTGGCCCGTGCCAAGACGCTCTCCCTGCCCGCCGAGGCGGAGGCGGCGGTGCGGCGGCTTGCAGCCGGCGACCCGGTGACGGTGGGGGAGCTGCCGGGAATCGACTCCGAGAGCGCGGTCGTCGTCGTGCGCAGGCTCGTGCGCGAGGGATTCGTGGTGGCGGCCGCGTGACGCTGGTCGCCGAGCACTGGGCACCGTGCAGCGATCGCGCCCGCGAGCGCGACGACCCGCTGGTCGGCACCGGTTCGCGCGGGCTGCGCTGGTTCCTCATCGAGGTCGCGGCGAGCTGGGGCCACAACGCGTTGCTCAGCGAGCCGTTCGACCGTGAGCTCGGGAGAGCCCTGATTCGGCGCATCGAGGGCGCCGGCATGCGCCCGCTCGTCATCCGTCGCACAGGTCGCCGCGTTGCTTCGGCGACGCAGCGGTGGGCGATCGTCGACTCGCGGCCGGGGCTCGAGAGCGTAGTCTGGGGCGAGGTGACGGATGCCTCGGAGCTCCTCGACGTGCCGCTCGACGGGTCGACCGGCGTGCCGTCGTCGCGGCCGGTCTACTGCGTGTGCACGCATGCCCGCCACGACCGATGCTGTGCCGTGCGCGGCCGTCGCGTCGTCACCGCGCTCGCCGAGGCGCATCCCCACGAGACGTGGGAGTGCTCGCACCTCGGCGGCGACCGCTTCGCCGGAACCATGGTCGTGTTCCCGCACGGCCTCTACTACGGCTACGCCGACGACGGCGACCCGGTGCGCATCGCCGACGCCTTCGACGACGGCCGCGTCGTGCCCGAGCGATACCGCGGACGCAGCTCCCTGACGCATCCGGTGCAGGCGGCCCAGCACTACGCCCGCGAGCGGTTCGGCGACGACCGCATCGAGGCGTTCGCGCCCGTCGCCGAGGACGTCACCGAGACCGGTTGGCGCGTTCGCCTCGAGGGCGCCGGCGCGGGCGGCGAGGTCATCGCCGTGGAGCTCGAAGAAACCGAATCCGAGCCGCTGCTGTCGACCTGCGCCGCGACCCGGTTCGTGCGGGTGCGGCAGTACGCCCTCCGCTCGATCAGCGTCGAACGACCGAACGACTGACCGACTGAGTGACTGGACGACGCTCGTTCAGGAACTCGCGCCAGGTGCGGATGCCGCGCTGCGCGCCCTCACCCGCGAGGTTCTCTCCCTCGCGGTAGGCACGCCCCACGGCTCCGGGCAGGCGGATGGGCAGGCGGCCGCCCCGCGCCCGGGCGCCCGTCGCCTCCCGGAACGCCGCGACGAGTCGAGGGACGTCGAGCACCTCCGGTCCAGCGAGATCCGCCACCCGTCCCGACGGGGAGCCGAGGGCGAGCTCCGCCAGCCGAGCCGCGACCTCGTCGCCGTGGACCGGTTCGAAGCGCAGCCCACCGGGTACCGGCAGCAGCGGCATCCGTGCCATGCCTCGAGCGACCGGCAGCACGAAGTCGTGCAACTGCGCGGCTCGCAGCACCGTCCACGGCACCCCCGATGCGGCGATGACCCGCTCGGCCTCCGCCTTCGCGCGGAAGTAGCCGATCGGCATGCGGTCGGCGCCGATCACCGAGATGAGCACGAGGTGCCGCACGCCCGCCGCACGCGCGGCGGCCGTGAGGTTCCGTGCGGCGACATCGTCGCCCTTCGCCCCGCCGGCGAGGTGCAGCACGACCTCGACATCCTCGAGTGCGGCGGCGAGTCCGTCTCCGGCGACGGTGTCGCCCACGACATGCTGGATGCCGGGCTCAGGAGTGCGCGGGTGCCGGGACAGGATCCGGATGTCGCGGCCGGCCTGCCGCAGCAGCGGTACCACGCGGCTGCCGATGTTGCCGGTCCCGCCCGTCACGAGCAGAGGTGCGTTCATGGTCGATCCCCTTCATGTCACATCCGAGGGCGTTCCCTCGTCGACATGGTGACGATCGAGCACGAGGAGATGTGACATGACGGATCGAAGAATTCTCGCGAGGCGGTTCGAGACCGAGCGCCCGCGGCTGAAGGCGATCGCCACGAAGCTGCTCGGTTCGGCCGCCGACGCCGACGATGCCGTGCAGGAGACCTGGCTTCGCCTGGAGCGGGTGGATGCCGCGGAGCTCGACAACCTCGAGGCATGGCTCACCACCGTCGTCTCGCGGGTCAGCCTCGACCTGCTGCGCGCACCACGCCGCAAGCGGGAGCACTCGTGGCAGGTCGAACCCTGGCGTGACGAACCCGCCGCCGCCGACGCGGACCCGGCCGAGCTCGTCGCGCAGAGCGATCAGGTGAGCGTGGCACTGCTCGTGCTGCTGGAGACGCTGAGCCCCGCGGAGCGGATCGCCCTCGTGTTGCACGACGTGTTCGGCCAGTCCTTCGACGAGATCGCAGAGGCGCTCGATCGGTCGCCGCAAGCGGCACGGCAGCTCGCCTCGCGGGCGCGCCGCCGTGTCCGCGCCGCCGACGAGCCCGCACGGCCCGACCGCGAACGCGGCCGGCGGATCGTGAACGCCTGGCTCGCCGCCGCGCAGGGCGGCGACCTCGGCGCGTTGCTGGGGCTCCTCGACGACGGTGCGGTGCTCCACGCCGACTACGGCACGTCGACGCAGCGCGTGGAGGGCGCCCGCTCGATCGCCGAGCAGGCGGTGCTCTCGGGCCGGCTCGCGGCGCACTCCACGCCGATCCTGATCGACGGGCGACCGGGTGTGGCCGCGGTCATGCACGGGCACGTCGTGTCGATCATGGCGTTCGACCTCGACGCCGACCGCATCGTCGGCCTCGACGTGCTGGCCGATCCGAAGCGGCTCGAGGAGCTCGGCCTCGACGAGATCGTGCGGGGAACGGCGCCCGACGGTCCGACGCGAGGCGCATGAGCACCGCTCGTCATGACGACCAATACGACCAGAGGCAGCGGAGCACGCGCCATGGCCGCAAGAATGGCTGACATGATCGATGCGATTCGCCCCCTCGTCGAGATGCCGCCACCGGTGTACGTGATGTCCGCCTCCGGGCGGCGCCTCGCCACCTACCGGTGGGGCGACGATGATGCGCCGACGGTGCTGTGCGTGCACGGGTTCGCATCGAGTTGCCGCGACAACTGGGTGAGCACCGGATGGGTGCGCGACCTCACGAGGGCCGGTTTCCGGGTGCTCGGTGTCGACCAGCGCGGGCACGGCGAGAGCGACAAGCCGCACGAGGCATCCGCGTTCAGCATGGATGAGCTCGTCGGCGACCTCGTCACCGTGCTCGACACGTACCTGCTCGATTCGGTGCTCTACGCCGGGTACTCGCTCGGTGCACGCGTCGGCTGGCAGCTCGCGGTGCAGGTGCCCGAGCGCGTCGAGCGGGCGGTGCTCGGCGGCATCCCCGACGGGCGCCCCCTCGCACGACTGCAGATCGACCAGGCGAGTGCGTATGCCGAGCGCGGCATACCCGTCGAAGACCAGGTGACCCGCAACTACGTCACGCTCGCCGAGCGCGTGCCGGGCAACGACCTGCGCTCGCTCGTCGCGCTCGCCGAGGGCATGCGGCTCGGCGACGCCGACCCCGATCCGGAGCATCCGCCGCTGCAGCCCATCTTGTTCGCCACCGGCAGCGAAGACGCCATCCTCGAGCGGTCGAGGGGGCTCGCGGATGCCACGCCGAACGGCACCTTCGTCGAACTGCCCGGGCGCCACCACTTCAACGCACCCGGTTCACGCGTGTTCCGCCAAGCGGCGGTGGACTTCTTCACGACGCAGCGCTGACCTCGTGAGGCCGCGGCTCCGCGACCTGGGGCTCGAGCTCGGCGGGCGCGACGGGCCGGACGATGCGGTCCTCGAAGAAGAATCGGGAGAGGCGGACTCGCAGTCGTCGTGCCGGGGTGATCCGGCCCCGCTCATCGGGGCGCAGGAGCTCCGGCCGCGGGTCGACGACGCCGGTGAGCCGCGCTCGCTCGTCGTCGTCGACCGGCTGGTGCACCTCGATGTACTCGCCGCCCGGGAGGCGCACGATGCGGCCGGTCTCGAAGCCGTGCAGCACGATCTCACGATCCTTCCGCTGCAGCCCGAGGCACACGCGACGAGTGAGCTCGAATGCGATGACCGGCCCGATGAGCACCGCGACCTGCAGGGTGGCGACCACGGTCTCGATGGTCAGCGAGAACGCCACGGCGACCAGGTCGGCGCTGCCCGCCAGCCACAGCACGCCGAAGAACGTGAGCCCGGCGACGCCGATGCCGGTGCGCGAGGGGGTGTCACGAGG harbors:
- a CDS encoding YdeI/OmpD-associated family protein, whose product is MTTSIGTPGGTPERPATFFSGPEEFRAWLEANHDTETELWMGLYKKHVPDRGLTWEQAVPEALCFGWIDSVSQRIDDDARRQRWSPRKPSSIWSSVNIALVEKLTAEGRMHPAGIAAFERRREDRSGVYSHENPDTELPPEAAARLAANAAASAFWHAATATYRRQVTHWVLSAKQEATRERRLTQLIDDSAAGRLVSFQRYGETPKWVERAAAAAAEAATAASGSSSDRG
- a CDS encoding alpha/beta fold hydrolase, with the translated sequence MIDAIRPLVEMPPPVYVMSASGRRLATYRWGDDDAPTVLCVHGFASSCRDNWVSTGWVRDLTRAGFRVLGVDQRGHGESDKPHEASAFSMDELVGDLVTVLDTYLLDSVLYAGYSLGARVGWQLAVQVPERVERAVLGGIPDGRPLARLQIDQASAYAERGIPVEDQVTRNYVTLAERVPGNDLRSLVALAEGMRLGDADPDPEHPPLQPILFATGSEDAILERSRGLADATPNGTFVELPGRHHFNAPGSRVFRQAAVDFFTTQR
- a CDS encoding lytic transglycosylase domain-containing protein, which codes for MSWDDDSDADDYDGRRPERATGRAAAWRVTRRVLGYAGVVAGVGALVVGTIFAANVVGLAAKPGGFEAPGAKGPSVELPPVTLTPEQDEAADEQLPTNEESAPVSSSAGSLMPGIDPEWATVTAAATGIPERALTAYAFAHVSIADEQPECGLAWITIAAIGEIESGHGSHGDTILDENGHAQPAIIGRALDGDGVAKIEDTDDGVLDGDDKWDRAVGPMQFIPSTWEKWASDANGDDVADPNQIDDAALATARYLCASGPMTSVEGWRAAVFSYNHDNDYVDKVAQVANEFAAAVE
- a CDS encoding SDR family oxidoreductase, producing the protein MNAPLLVTGGTGNIGSRVVPLLRQAGRDIRILSRHPRTPEPGIQHVVGDTVAGDGLAAALEDVEVVLHLAGGAKGDDVAARNLTAAARAAGVRHLVLISVIGADRMPIGYFRAKAEAERVIAASGVPWTVLRAAQLHDFVLPVARGMARMPLLPVPGGLRFEPVHGDEVAARLAELALGSPSGRVADLAGPEVLDVPRLVAAFREATGARARGGRLPIRLPGAVGRAYREGENLAGEGAQRGIRTWREFLNERRPVTQSVSRSVVRR
- a CDS encoding sucrase ferredoxin, producing the protein MTLVAEHWAPCSDRARERDDPLVGTGSRGLRWFLIEVAASWGHNALLSEPFDRELGRALIRRIEGAGMRPLVIRRTGRRVASATQRWAIVDSRPGLESVVWGEVTDASELLDVPLDGSTGVPSSRPVYCVCTHARHDRCCAVRGRRVVTALAEAHPHETWECSHLGGDRFAGTMVVFPHGLYYGYADDGDPVRIADAFDDGRVVPERYRGRSSLTHPVQAAQHYARERFGDDRIEAFAPVAEDVTETGWRVRLEGAGAGGEVIAVELEETESEPLLSTCAATRFVRVRQYALRSISVERPND
- a CDS encoding oxygenase MpaB family protein; protein product: MGDRREVAGTSAAGAGAAPWRPMRRRRQEPPAWTAALTEGEDAGFFGPGSAAWTVNGSMPALVAGIRALLLQTLHPGAMAGVHDWSSYRDDPLRRLDGTVRWIATTTFGDRRSATEASAFVSRLHERVTGTYVDANGVEREYAANDAELLRWVHNAFTEAFLGAHEVWGGPIPGGPDAYVREWAQAGRLMGVQDPPTTVDALHAEMAAFLVEAKPDERVTEAMGFLRRPGLPGLTGMLYPILFGGAVASLDQHSRELLGLRRPWWPAITPTRVLLAAAGRVFGRVSPSERNARARIAGLQGSANASVKPSRPPESVDTLSETTGGARMSINDDDITLEPGDDGEGVADGGANPKGHDGGADGSAAEGEGVADGGANPGGHDGGADGSA
- a CDS encoding sigma-70 family RNA polymerase sigma factor, with the protein product MTDRRILARRFETERPRLKAIATKLLGSAADADDAVQETWLRLERVDAAELDNLEAWLTTVVSRVSLDLLRAPRRKREHSWQVEPWRDEPAAADADPAELVAQSDQVSVALLVLLETLSPAERIALVLHDVFGQSFDEIAEALDRSPQAARQLASRARRRVRAADEPARPDRERGRRIVNAWLAAAQGGDLGALLGLLDDGAVLHADYGTSTQRVEGARSIAEQAVLSGRLAAHSTPILIDGRPGVAAVMHGHVVSIMAFDLDADRIVGLDVLADPKRLEELGLDEIVRGTAPDGPTRGA
- a CDS encoding cupin domain-containing protein — translated: MNSPERGPIGRPALARCIRVPAEEFGDRYWGREPLLSTADELGSGFDDLFSATAVDELVSRRGVRTPFIRMAQEGAVLAASAYTASGGFGAEIADQVSSDKVLAEFADGATIVLQGLHRLWPPIIDFTRALVDDLGHPAQVNAYVTPPSSQGFDPHYDTHDVFVLQISGEKHWRIHPPVLVDPLRTQPWDQHRAAVARRATHEPAIDAVLRPGDALYLPRGWIHSATALGETSVHLTVGMSAYTRADLVDALIGEVGDNAALRTSLPLGVDLRDPEALKPIVEQTVQALIETLQQTDASRPAASLSARFDAETRAEPLAPLATLEALATLDASTPVRWRGSLPVRIETVEDRVRIVARAKTLSLPAEAEAAVRRLAAGDPVTVGELPGIDSESAVVVVRRLVREGFVVAAA